The stretch of DNA GTTTGAGCGTCGTCTTTCCTGGCACCGCGATCATCTGCTCTACGACTGGGACATGCGATGGGTGGCTAACGCCGATCTGCACTGGCGTGTCTCGCTGCCTCAGCCCCGAGGCACCCATCCTGACTCCCTCCGTTGGACCGAAGCTTGGGGTGGAACCGTCAACCTGATCGAACTGGTCAAACGCCACCACATCCCTCTCCTACCCACGATGGATGCCTGGATGGAAACCCAACTCTTCGTTCCGCGCGACACCGTTATCACGGCCTGGGTGGGATTTGAAACGCCGCCCCGCTCCTCGCGCATCTCCGACGGCATCGGCTACCAAGGCTACTGGGAGTCGCAGGGCCGACTCTTCGTGGGCCATCAAGAGATTTTCCCTCCCGAGCCTTGGGCCGAACCAGGGAAATATCGTTATCATGAACAAACCTGGAGACAAGCACCCTCGGAGATACCCTATACCAATGAGCAATTCTTCTGGATGCGTTCGCCGGCCCGACTACCTCTGAAAGCCGGCCGAAACACCATTCGACTCTATTGCCCACGCGTCTTTCCCAACGAATCGTGGTTCGTTTCCTTCATCCCCATTCACTTAGACGCCAACGGACACGTGTCGGAGGCACAGGGAATCCAATTCTATTGACCAAGCCGAAAAATGCTGAAGTTCACGCTTCCATACGCCCGATGTTCCACGAAATGAGGATGCTGAGAGAAGCAATCTTGTTTTCCATGCTCGAAAACAAATACGCCGCCGGGTTTTAGAAGGCCCTGTTGGAAGACGCGCGAGGGAATTTCGCTCAATTCGGGCAAGGCATACGGCGGGTCGGCAAAGATGAAATCGAACGACTGACGGCAGCTTCGGAGAAACCGAAAAACGTCTCCGCGAATCAAAAAGCTGCGGTTCGTGCCCAGCTTCTCGGTGCACTGACGGATGAACCGAGCGTGATCGCGGTCGGCTTCCACACTCGTCACCGAAGCACATCCCCGGGAAAGCAACTCTAAAGAAATGCTCCCCGTACCGGCAAAGAGGTCGAGCGCGGTGATCTCTTCAAAGTCGAGATAGCCCATGAGCACGTTAAAGATGTTTTCCTTAGCAAAATCGGTGGTGGGACGGGCCTTGAACGTGCGGGGAATGTCGAAGTGCCGTCCTTTGTATTGTCCTGTTATAATACGCATGGAGTAAAATATCAATAAAGAAAAGGGAGAGGGCGAGGGTGAATATCACTTCTCGCCCTCGTGTGTGTCTTTCAGAAAGAACGTCATCAAGTCGTAAGGCAGATGAGGGATGGTGGTGATGGGAGCGCGATGGAAGTCGGCCGAAGGATTGATGACATAGGTTCTTTTAACGAATTTCTGAAAAGCCGCCTTCAACCAGTCTCGTTCGGGAATCTCACCCACGAGGTGCAGTTCGTCGCTGAGCGCATTCATGCCCAGCTGTTTCCAAACATAAAGAACGAAATAGAGAGCATCGCGCGAGTTGCCTGCCTCGAAAACATTACAAAATCGGAATCGATTCTTCTCGAAAGCAAACACCTCTAATCGCTTGCCATGAAAGTAAGTATACAGCTTTCTACCTATTCCCGTAAAACTGCGGCGGTGCAAATGCGTCCACACACTGCGCATCAAGGGGGTGATGCGCACGTCGGCGAAGTGGTCGGTGAGCACCAATTGCAAGTCTTTGCTTACTGGAAACACCGCCACGGCATTCAGTTCGTTCAGCACCTGATGCCGAAGTGTATCGCCATCGCCCAGCACAAAGGTGTGGCGGTAAAGCTCCTCCACCTCTTCCTCGTGAAACACGTCGATCGGCAGCAGCATCACTGGCGCATCGATGAGCAGGTTCACCTTCTTATATCCCCGCATCAGCAGCATCGAAGTTTTAAAAGCCTCGCGCAGATTAGCAGCCATCGAAATACCGCTTCGCACGGTGTAAGGCTCGAAAAGGAGCTGTTTCTCCGTGCTACGGTCCACCACGGCAAAAGCCAAAGCGGTCCGGCTCAGGCGCACAATCAGTCGGGTTTGCTCCAATTGCATATCGTTTACGTTTTCCTGCATCGTTGTTCGAAAGGTTAAAAGCCGATGCTGCGGATGCTCAGAAAACACAGAACGACGAGCACCAGCACGCACAAGGCCAGGATGTAATTAACGAGGGGATTCATTCGAAGGTTCAGAATACTTTTCCTAACTTTGTCATCCCGTTGCCGCACGGGCTTTTTTAGGTGTTGCAAAAGTACGAATTTGTTTGCAAATCCCACCTCTTCAACTTAAAAAACAATGATGACCGACGAGATTCTCTTTCATATTCAACGCCACTTCCGTTTCCATCCCACTACCGAACAGGAAGAGGCCATCCAGACGTTTGCCCGTTTTCTCACCGCCCGCGACCCGCATTCGCTCATGATTCTCACCGGAAGTGCCGGTACGGGAAAGACCTCTATCGCCGGTGCCATCGTGCAAACGCTCACGCAGTTGCGGCAGAAGGTGGTGCTGATGGCCCCGACGGGCCGGGCCGCCAAGGTGTTTTCGATGAACAGCGATGGGCATCCGGCCTTCACCATCCACCGCAAAATCTACCGACAACGCACCTTCGACGGATCGGGCGGCCGTTTCAACCTCAACGACAA from Prevotella sp. oral taxon 475 encodes:
- a CDS encoding RsmD family RNA methyltransferase, encoding MRIITGQYKGRHFDIPRTFKARPTTDFAKENIFNVLMGYLDFEEITALDLFAGTGSISLELLSRGCASVTSVEADRDHARFIRQCTEKLGTNRSFLIRGDVFRFLRSCRQSFDFIFADPPYALPELSEIPSRVFQQGLLKPGGVFVFEHGKQDCFSQHPHFVEHRAYGSVNFSIFRLGQ
- a CDS encoding DUF3822 family protein, whose translation is MQENVNDMQLEQTRLIVRLSRTALAFAVVDRSTEKQLLFEPYTVRSGISMAANLREAFKTSMLLMRGYKKVNLLIDAPVMLLPIDVFHEEEVEELYRHTFVLGDGDTLRHQVLNELNAVAVFPVSKDLQLVLTDHFADVRITPLMRSVWTHLHRRSFTGIGRKLYTYFHGKRLEVFAFEKNRFRFCNVFEAGNSRDALYFVLYVWKQLGMNALSDELHLVGEIPERDWLKAAFQKFVKRTYVINPSADFHRAPITTIPHLPYDLMTFFLKDTHEGEK